A window of the Bombus huntii isolate Logan2020A chromosome 8, iyBomHunt1.1, whole genome shotgun sequence genome harbors these coding sequences:
- the LOC126868591 gene encoding serine/threonine-protein kinase minibrain, whose translation MEYGSGGGGGGGGRGGVQPPSAGARGMAGTDTTDAAWHKHEQMILMESRHKQQLSGRAGAGGGGGGGGGAPLYGRLVAEEPLPPTVCGGAGTGGGTGGVPQETPADIHAMQARIPHRFRDPATAPLRKLSVDLIKTYKHINEVYYAKKKRRAQQMQGEDGSHKKERKLYNDGWDDDNHDYIIKNGEKFLDRYEIDSLIGKGSFGQVVKAFDHEEQTQVAIKIIKNKKPFLNQAQIEVRLLEMMNRADTDNKYYIVKLKRHFMWRNHLCLVFELLSYNLYDLLRNTNFRGVSLNLTRKFAQQLCTALLFLSTPELNIIHCDLKPENILLCNPKRSAIKIVDFGSSCQLGQRIYQYIQSRFYRSPEVLLGIPYDLAIDMWSLGCILVEMHTGEPLFSGANEVDQMNKIVEVLGMPPKHILDQAHKARKYFDKVPTDGSYVLKKSKDGKKYKPPGTRRLHDILGVESGGPGGRRIGEPGHSISDYLKFKDLILRMLDFDPKTRVTPYYALQHNFFKRTADEGTNTNIAAANSANTSPAVVSMSQDHGLVTMSGQGSNNSGNPMQVSSLPGGYQPMECESSPRHLGNRRVVTTNYPSTSATGVSASGPMSMQSVDSSLIQSSLGSYNSLILPGIPHLPAMMTSPMIQQQNFYNYGYSTTDTHGIVRQPSTVSTGKQRDPEREDSPMVGVCVQQSPVAIH comes from the exons ATGGAGTATGGAAGCGGCGGGGGCGGAGGCGGTGGGGGCCGTGGGGGTGTCCAACCACCCTCCGCAGGTGCGAGGGGTATGGCGGGAACAGACACTACTGATGCTGCATGGCACAAACACGAACAAATGATCCTTATGGAATCGAGACATAAGCAACAAT TAAGCGGAAGGGCGGGTGCAggcggtggcggtggtggAGGCGGCGGCGCGCCCCTTTACGGTCGTCTGGTAGCTGAGGAGCCATTACCTCCTACAGTATGTGGGGGTGCCGGTACCGGTGGCGGTACTGGCGGGGTTCCGCAAGAAACCCCCGCGGATATACACGCTATGCAAGCTAGGATACCCCATAGGTTTCGTGATCCAGCTACGGCACCTCTTAGGAAACTCAGTGTAGATCTCATCAAAACTTACAAGCACATCAACGAG GTTTATTATgctaagaaaaagagaagggcGCAACAGATGCAAGGAGAAGATGGTTcccataaaaaagaaagaaaattgtacAACGATGGTTGGGATGACGATAATCATGATTATATTATCAAGAATGGGGAAAAGTTCCTCGATCGTTATGAGATCGATTCGCTAATAG GTAAAGGCAGTTTTGGCCAAGTAGTAAAAGCGTTTGATCATGAAGAACAAACGCAAGTGgcaataaaaattatcaaGAACAAAAAACCTTTTCTAAATCAAGCGCAAATCGAAGTGAGGCTATTAGAAATGATGAACAGGGCGGATACCGacaacaaatattatatag ttaAACTAAAAAGGCATTTTATGTGGCGGAATCATTTATGTCTGGTATTTGAACTGTTATCGTATAATCTATATGATCTACTTAGAAATACGAATTTTCGAGGAGTGTCGTTGAACTTAACAAGGAAGTTTGCACAGCAACTGTGTACTGCCCTTTTGTTCCTGTCTACACCGGAATTGAACATCATTCACTGTGATCTGAAACCTGAAAACATACTTTTGTGCAATCCCAAACGAAGTGCGATAAAAATAGTGGATTTTGGTAGTTCATGTCAACTTGGACAAAGG ATATACCAGTATATTCAATCCAGGTTTTACCGGTCTCCTGAAGTCTTATTAGGAATACCTTATGACCTTGCGATAGACATGTGGAGTCTAGGATGTATTTTAGTTGAAATGCATACAGGAGAACCTCTGTTCAGTGGGGCCAATGAG GTCGATCAGAtgaataaaattgtagaagTACTAGGAATGCCACCGAAACATATATTGGACCAAGCGCATAAAGCGCGGAAATACTTTGACAAAGTCCCCACGGATGGCTCGTATGTGCTGAAAAAGTCAAAGGATGGTAAAAAGTACAAACCTCCTGGTACAAGACGCTTACATGATATCTTAGGTGTCGAAAGCGGAGGCCCTGGTGGTAGAAGGATAGGTGAACCTGGTCATTCAATTTCCGATTACCTCAAATTCAAAGACTTGATCCTGCGAATGTTAGACTTTGATCCGAAAACAAGAGTGACACCGTATTATGCACTTCAGCACAATTTCTTTAAGCGTACAGCCGACGAGGGGACCAACACAAATATTGCTGCTGCCAACAGTGCTAACACGAGCCCGGCAGTGGTATCGATGAGCCAAGATCATG GACTGGTAACCATGTCAGGACAGGGAAGCAACAACAGTGGCAATCCGATGCAAGTATCAAGTCTCCCTGGTGGCTATCAGCCAATGGAGTGCGAGTCATCACCTCGTCATTTGGGGAATCGACGCGTTGTTACAACAAACTATCCGTCAACTTCGGCCACTGGGGTGTCTGCATCCGGCCCGATGTCCATGCAATCTGTAGACAGTTCCCTGATACAAAGCTCTCTTGGATCGTATAATAGCCTAATTCTCCCTGGTATACCCCATCTGCCTGCGATGATGACCTCACCGATGATTCAGCAGCAGAACTTTTACAATTACGGTTATTCAACGACTGATACGCACGGAATAGTCAGACAACCGTCGACAGTCTCAACCGGCAAACAAAGAGACCCAGAAAGGGAAGACAGTCCTATGGTTGGAGTATGCGTCCAGCAGAGTCCAGTTGCTATTCACTGA